The DNA window GTATAATTTGTAGCTCAATTGTTTTCGTATTTGTGGaaaaacttgactaactccttttgtagctgccaaattgattaatacttaagtattgttggactctcagttgctgctaaacacccttaaccctttagatATAAACCGTTGCCTGGTCTGAGAcgaggggtagatccagccgcacctaggctcctctctgagaaggagtttagaaagcaagggggtctgctctgaacctcgtgactcaacgggaggatctccttatcccttttgtattagacacaaaccgttgtccaactcttgagactaagattggatccagccgggtcttctctgaacctcgtgactcaacgggagggtctcccttacccttttgtcctcaatctctgtacaaatcattccaacgcaactctgacacgattttctctgtgtatacttaatccatgtaataagtaatagagtgaaccttgccatcgaattctgttaagtcacgtttctataaaatTCTGTTAAAGTCACCTTTTGCTGAAATCTTTGTCAGTGATCTTTAAAgtggccttaaaaccactcattcgtgacagctGCACGGCAGTCATCGGGCAGGGACATATGGGGTTAGAGCTGTAAAGGTATCTCAAACAACTGAAATAATATGGagtattctctgaaaaaaaaggctAATTTGGGATCCCTGGATTGGGAACAATTTTGCACATTTTCGTGATTAGTAGTTTTCGTGCTCAGGTAGTGCACAGAAATATTGCTGTTGCTAATAAAGCAAGAAATGTTACTTCTGCAAGTGTAATACATGTGACGCAATTTATCTCCAGCCATCCAGGAACTCAGCAACCCTCTGCGTGTTGTTCAGCATGACTGGGTGCCACAAGGATTTGGGGACTAGAAGGCAGAGCCCTGCTCAAAATGGTGAAGAGCTCAGTCTGTAGCAGCGCTGGAATGGGGACAAACCCCTGCTGTCCCTTTCGGCAGGGCGCAGACATGCTCACACGCGCAGGCAGACACACAGATGCACGCTTCCTCTTTCTCGAGCGATCTCTTGCACACGCAGACACTATATGAAGACTACTAGAGAATGAGGAATAACCGATCATGAGTTTTTTGTTGTATGTCCGTGCTAAGCTGGGAATCTGTTCTCAGCAAGGTGCCAGGGAGAAGGCGGGAATGTGGGCAACACTCACGGGTTTTTGGCTGGCTGTTAAGTATGGGCTCTGCCCGATTTAACTGTGACCAGGGGCTAACAGCACCCACTGCAGCACAGTTTGCAGCCGCACCAGCAAGCTCCTTCCACTCATAGCAGTTGTGGCTCTAACGCTTtttgggtgggggggaccccTTTGCGGGTGTCCGTGCCAGGTACGGTGCTGGTGTACGCCAGCCACACACAGCGTGAGGGGGACGTGGGACTCTGAGGTCTTACCGGGTTTAGACAGCTCTGGTGGGGACACAGCCACGTGCACCAAGGGAAGCCCAGCCCCTGGATCGCGATTGCTCCATCCGCCCCCAACGGCGGTGGGGCAGAGAAGAGCAGAGCCTTTCCCGAAGCAGCCGGCAGTCACATCCATTAAAGTGCCTTGGAACACTGCACCCTTGGTATTAGGAATAAAGTTTTAAGCTATGTTTAGTCCATTTAGTCAATACAGccaaaccaaggaacaaaaggtaGCGAGAGGAAAGGGCAGCCGCAATGCTTAAAACAGGCTGAAATAATCTAATAGGTCCAAAAGATGAAAATTCATCTTGAAAAAGATGAATACGCTTAGACATGTATGTACGTACTCATGATTATGAATGGGTCGAACCTGTGGCTTAACTTCAGACTCGGGAAATGCAGCGAAACTAAGTTCTTGGTCCTGCTCCAGGTATGCGACTTGGCCTATTAGCTCATTGTACCAGGCTTCAGCAGGAAGAGGAGAGTTTTTGCAGTTAAAGCAGTGCTCTGCAGCTACACATCTCTTGTTCCTATGTTTGCTGTGCAGCGCGATCTCCTGTGGCCTCCAGCCGGAGCTGGAGCACCGTGCAGAGAAGTTGTGCCGCGGCACAGGGAGGCACAGTGCCTCACCTGCACGGCACATTTGTACATGCGGTAGGACAGGGAATGACTTGGCTCTTGGCATAAAATGGGAATAGCACCAAACAGGACCGTTCTGAAGCTAAAGGAACTAAAACTGATGTGTTTGCAGTTTGCACTGGGATGCTCACCTGCAAAGGGCTCCAAAATAGCACTTGGTTCAGTCTTGCtccagctgcagagtcacagctGATGTCTGTTGCCTGCTccactgaaagcaaaatcttctgtttcttcGCATAGACCTTTTTCAGGTAAAGAAGCAACAATCGCTGTCACTAGTCTTGCTTCACGTAAAAATATTATGGCATGCTATTTGCGGggtatttaaatttatttaaaataaaacggTTATAGTGTGCAACCCTACCTACATTGCCAATGCTATAGTAATGCTGTATTGGTACAAAAGCCTTATCATGTTATAGGAAGTAAATCCATATGagctgggtttgtttgtttgttttgtttttggttttttttttaccaggaAGGAGCCTACATGGCAGCCTGCAACAACCACACAGCTGGGGGTACAAAGAGGCTCAAAGGCAGCCCCAGTGAGACCCGTTCCGTACAGCCATGGTGGCCACACGTGTGGATCAGATTTAGGCTGCAGCCTCCGTCAGCTGAAGCTCGGCAAGCTGCATCGCAGAGATGCTGCTGTATAAAAGCGGCCTCCAGCTGACTCACGGCTCCAGCAGCATTTACCCGTGTGCAGCCTCTGTGCTGGGATGAATATTGAGCCTTTTGGCtaagaacagaattttaaaaagcagagaaagagagaaactacTCAATATGAGTTAGTGGGAGCCATTAAACCCAGGCTCTTCCACAAAGgagcagaaattaaaattcaagacagggaGGTAAGCACAGTAGGATTTATTACAGCCCAGCATGCTTGTAAACTGCATGGTGGTACATGGAAGGAATGAAGGGATCCATACCACTATGGATCCATATGGAACACAGGCAAAGATAGCTTCCTGCGAGCAGTTCCACAATTATTTGTCTGCTTTCTGCTCAAAATATTTGTGACAGCAGCAAGTCAGAGCTGACACAAAGATGACGAATTCTTTGAAGTCCACTTGGGAATCGCCATTGTCATCTAGGTTCTTGAAGACTTTATCGATGGCGTCCTTGTCCTTCCCcgactgcaaaagaaaaagagcaggtTGAGGTGAGAGGCGGCACAAACCCTCAGCAGCACCGTAACTACCTGTACCCCAAACAAGGGCCCTGGTGGGGTTCCGGGCCCTCGCTGAGGCGTGCAGGGGGCACCCGGGGACCGTGAGGCTGACGCCAGCTCGGGCACATTGTACCTTTCCGTGGAGTGTGATGGAGGTGTAATGGCTCCTGCACGCAGCCTTGCCGTAGGCCTGCCTGGAGCGTCAGGTTATCACATTTTTCTGCTAgtgagacctttttttttaattctcttagCTTCTTTTGTGCATTATATCTCTGGGTATAAAGCCATGAGTTCCTCTGCACCGTGTTTGGCTGAGGCAACTGCTCAGCGCCCAGCACGGGACGTGGGCCACGTCCCCAGGGAGCCGTACCTCCACCTGCCCGTCTCGGCGGGAGCTGCACCTCTCCTCCCCCGGCTGCCTGGAAAGCACACCCTTCCCGCAGGGACTTACGCCGCTGCTGGGGTCCGGCCCAGGCACGTGGGGAACAGGCAGaggctggggggctctgggtgacGGCGGGGACAAGTGTGAGTCCCGGCATCCTCATGGCACGGGCGCAGACCTGCACCTTCCCACCCCCTGCACAGTGGCAGCGAGCACTTTGACCCCCGAAAGCGTGTGCTGCCGGGTTTGTTTCGCCTGggatgttttctgtgtttaaaacaacatttatcaCGGCTAAGCTGTGTCGTGCTGAGGACGTTACCCAGCCGAACCAACTGCCGTGACTTCCCCGTCCGCTTCCATGGAAGGGCTCGGCTGGAGCTCGGGCAGTTTGCAGTTCTGCAAAATGATGCCTTCCTGGGGAAAATGTCAGCTCTAAGCTTCATTAAGCACTGCCACCCCAGCAAAGATGCCAACGGCCTCAGAAGTGCTTTGAGTGCTGCCTCTGGCCTTGGTGCCCGGCACAAGCTGCTCACGGGAGCTGCTGCCCGGGAAGGCACCCCCTGAGGCAAGGCTGATGCCCAGCTTGAGCTACGGCAggcaaaaatgtaagaaaaatgtcTTAAGTTGTCGTAATTCTGGTGGGCTGACTGAACCAGTACATCTCGAGGCTGATGTTAAGCGAGGCACCATCCaagtaaaaagagatttttttttttttaattttgccaaagtaaaaaaaaagggtttttttttcctgcagtagctTACAGGAGGGCTTTTTGGCTTGAGTCCCGGCACTGATTAACGCCAGTGATTTTAGAAAacgcagttttaaaaataaacaagggaTGGCAGTAGAGACCTATCTAATGTAGGAAACAACCGTGTGGATTTTGTTGAAacgaaacaaaacccaaatctgATATTATACTAGAAAGAAATTATATAAACTTTTGGAAAATTTCcaggaatttaaaataatgactACCTTAATTGAAATCTGATGGCATTTCTTGATCATGGTCTAATTAACTAAATTTCTCGTTCTGTAATTTCATGTTTCACTTTATATGCACTCTTAAAATCACTAAAAATTGAACCAGTTCCCTAAATTTGACTTATGAATGTGTCTGGaaggttttattccttttcactttgcaaattgcaatcagttttaattttgtaagtgaatatttgaaattatttagtGAGATATATGAACTAGTTTTAGCCTCTGAATTACTTCTGAAATGCACATGTGGGAATTATTTTTTGGAAACTCTTTATAGCTGAGTCCAATCCTTCAGTCCTGTGGTATGGATTTATTTCTGCCTCTGATTGATTCAAGACCTTTCCAGATAGTTGTGAGCTGTGCCAGCTATAACCAATTCTAAGACCAGAAATATACATGAGTATTTAAAAGACTCTTGTTTCCCAGAACAttcttgcaaatgaaaaaaatatggatataaatgtcaggaaaatgcaggtaaaactttttttctgaagtcagacTTAagttctcagtttcttttttgcaGTTATTAGTCTGCAAGACAGGACGTtggtttaaatttattttaagtactgacataaaatgttattttgtgcttttttttttttctataataggTAAAATGGGAAAGGGAGATGGAGACTAGAACATAAGAGGACATCCAGCTAATTATCTTCCTGGAAAATTCCAGTTTTTTCCAGCAGTTTCAGGAAATAAGTAGAGCCAGTAGGAGCAGCTGTGGGGAACTGGGAAAGGTGGTGCCTGGCCAGTGAATGCAGTCAGGAACGACCTTTGAGCATCATCCCATTTGGCAGTTGTCTGGCGCAGCGGCTCCCCGACTTTATTTAGACCAAACATCAAGTTTCTGGAGGATTTCCATGCCCCTTTAgaattgtggttttgttgttggttttgtttttctttacgtGGAAGTGCTATAGTTAACATATAGCTCCATGATCAGGAACAGGACGCTTCCTATGATGCTGTTGGGTCACAACCACTGATCTGTTTTATAGAGCTTTTTCAGAGACGTTTTCATCTATCCCCCCAGAGCTATCCAGGTTCTTATCGTGAATATTGCATCTGTGTTTCATGTGTGAGTCATAAATCCAGCAGGCATGGATTTCATACGGTGATCTCATATAGCTTGCATGGAAAGATACTAAATTGTATCAAGTACCCTGGCTGCAGTGCCCTGAAATAGTTGTTAAAAAATTGAATTATGCTGGATATAAAAAGTGGTAGCCACTTTTGGAACATTTGGTTCTAGGCTTTTGCAATTAAGAATAATAACTGTACAGATAGATAAACATTACTCCTGTGTGGAAAGAACAAGACgtttaaaagtgttttctggatttttagcgaagggaaacaaataaaaaacaactgaaaatgaaaagcattttgtctCCCAGGCAGCTGAAGCTTTTACTATAATATATTAAGCATTTTGAATATCTACTAagagaaattatatatataaataaaaatcctaCTTAAATACACCTAATGATTACATACAAATCTATgttgtaaaatactttttcaggTCCTTCTTTTACTATTAAAGACAAATGCAAAACAGTTTGCTCTGAGTTCATCTGTTGTTCTGTATGCATCATTTTGATGGGCATACTGACTATGTAGCATAAATAcctagaaaaagtaagtgtaTAAACATTTAGAGAGATTCCCCATCTGCAATCAAGATCGTCAACTGCCGACAACGTAAGTACCTTCACAGCAGTTGTGACATGACGTGAGCTGATAAATCCAGGGATAAACAGAAGTAGTAGGTGAATTCTGAAGATGAAACCCAATCTATTTCAAAGCCATTGTCCTGATAACTCGAGTGATTAATTTAGTAAACAGGGAGTGGCCCTGAATATTAGAATCAGTTTTACACAGTATGTGCAATgactttcttatttaaaatttctCTACAAACCATTGCATATTTCCGGATGTAGTTTCCCCTATAATGTACTAAACCCTGCGTCTCGGGCAGCCCTTGCACCCGCTACACGGAAATGATGCCGCGCTGTTCTCTTACCGAGAGGAAGTTTGGGAGCTCTTTTTCCAGGAGGGTCTTTAGTTCTGCTTTGGTGAGGGTTTGCCTGTTGCCGTCAGTCTTTGCATACTTGTCAAAGACAGCAATGGTCATTCCCATCGCAGTTTCCAGCTGAGACATGTTGCTGCTGGAGTCCGGCTTTCTTCCGAGCAGGAACAGCCTCAGGGCTCTCTCGGAGGATGGAGACTGGACTTACTCTGAGGTGCTTTATGCAACTGTTCCACCCAATCAGTGGTGGCACACCAGAGGGACAGTTACCCCTCAGCAAACATCCGTGTCTGAGCACTGCTTGGCGTACAACGCCTCTGGGCTGACAGCTATTCAAAACTCAAGCTTTATCACCCTGGTGTGGCTGGTACAACCAGTTGCTCACCAGTAGAAACCAGCCTCTCCTTCAAGATACACAGTGTGACTAACAAACGAAAATCAGATTTTGATACTGGCTGTTTGCTTAAGAATCAGATTTGTTCCTCCAGATATCCCCATCTGAGCAGAGGGTTGATAGCCCAGCTTCGGCAGAGTATACGCCGGTCTGctcgggaggaagaggagcatcTCACTTCTCCTTCACTACCATAGTTAGGGGCTCTGCGAGGTGCTGCCTGTGCCGAGCCAAGAGCAGACATAGACTGCCCTCTCTGCCATGCAAAGGACCTTGTTGCAGACCAGCTGGCTCACTAGCACACACTGCAGGTGGGATTCACTGGGTCAAAAGCAGAGGTCTGCGATGCAGACAGCTAACTTAGTCCCCCTGGGCTTGCACTCGGGCCAGAGTGGTTGTCTGAAACAGGTCTGATGAACCAACATCTCCCCAGGGCCAGTAAAGGAGCCTTGCAGAGCTGCTCCACAAAGAACTTGCTCAGATGGGGATATCTGAAAGAATAAATCTGATACTTGAACAAACAGCCAGTATCAAGATCTAGCTTGATCTGCAATGAAATAACTTGTTATTGACCCCATGCAGTGTCAAACGTTGCAATAAAATGGACTGTACTGAAAACAAAAGGTCACTTTGAAGTCCTGTGGTCCTCTGTGACTTCTGGTGAACTTTGTGATTCGCTTGAAAACCGTGGTCCCCATCATTAAAACACCAAACACACTGGAACCACATCTACACACCCCAGAGCTGTTTGAGGGTCTGGGCTGGGAGCCGAGTGGTACCTGGACAGCGTTAGCTCAGGTGATGGAAGCTGATCAGCTACACCAGGTTCTGAACAAGTTAAAATTTCTGGCCAAGCAGCAGGGTAACTTGGCCTTTGTCAAACTCCAGGTGGCTGCGCGAGACCTGGAGGAGCTCATTTAAGGTGAGTTACATCTGCACTAGAGTCTGCAGCGTGGACACACTCTGAGCAAATTATTTGGGGGAACTTATCAAAACTAGGGCATCATGCATGAATAATGCTGAGGGACCCCAGGCTGCAGTGTTCTCTGTAGAAGACCCTGACTATGAATTCCCAAAATTAAACCTGAGTTTGGATGTCTTTGGACATACCTCTGCATGCTTGAAGATAAGTTTCCACTCATGTTATGCTATAGACAAGTTAGCAAAAAATGGTTTTTAactgagaaaaattttaaaaattaaactctcTTCTCCCAGACATCTATAGTTACAGACAGGAAAAATCTGTCCCGTAACATCTACAACATCTCAGAGCAAGACTACACATCACAAGCACATGGAAACCTAGTTCCTTTCTGAACAAAAAACCCATGATTTTCCGTCTTACGTTCTCCAACAAGGGATTTTGCATTTCCCAGAAAATCACGGCAACATCTCAGGCTGTATGCTTTATCCAAGCAGTCCATGAGAACTATTTGTTCCTGTAACTTCAACATCATGACATAGTTGCAAGCAAATTGCGTTAAGTGGATAAGGGTTTTAAGTAAAGTTTGAAGTTTTTACATTGAAGTGCATGCTGAAACCTGCAGGGTTCCTTCAGAAGACGGAACGAGAAGAGAGCAAACAACTGGCCTTTGTTAGCTATGAACATCATCTGGTGTTTGCATACACACACAACGGCAGTCACTGGTGCGTTAAGTGCCAGGagcttttccttgtccttttctgATATATATCTGTAACACGAATATTAAACATGgctgttaaagaaaaatcaattccTGCCGCCAAAGGAAAACCTAACAAAATAAAACGTTTACATCACATTCTCATGACTTTGAATCATGAACATCAGTGTTAGTtctacagaagaaggaaaaaaagtgccCCGAAAAGGCAGAGGGGGAGATCATCAGCTTCACTCAACAGGATATGTCAGTATGTCCACACATTTGCCACATACCCTGGCAGAAAAGGTGTCCTCATTCTTGACTTATTTTCCTCCGCAAACAAAAATAACACACACTATTTTTGAGAAGATGGCTCCAAAAGTgctaaaacacaaaataaaccaCAGGGCTTGAATTTCTACAAACTGAAATGTCACCACGGTAGCACTGcctggttggcttttttttttttaatgtgtcataTTTGTATTCATGCATGTGCACGCACATCAGTATTGCTCAGACTTTTCAATTCACACTTTTTgtattgtttaaatattttcttacaatttgtttttcattaaaaatagcagtTCTGGGCACCAGGCACAGACTACTACAACTGTTTGCAAAACCAAGGCAGAGTACAAATAGGAGGCACACACAGGCGAGCAAGCAATGTTTTGATGCCAACCTATCTGTCCAGCTCCCCAGTGAGATAAGCCATTTTCTGTGGGCTTGtttaaattttatattattattttaatgtaaacaatATCCATTATTTGGTTCTTTCAGGTTTCTTTCTTCAAAGAATGGTATAGGCAACAGCTTGGATGAATATTACTGAGGGTTTATGCAGAATTAGGTCTTGCTGTTCCTAACTTGGGCCaaaagtttaaattatttatgtgATACAAATGTGGACTGTCACACACATAATTTTCAAAAACCATTCAGATATACTCAAATTTTATGGCATTTGGCCAGATGTTCAGGCTTACATGAGATTTGCGTGACCTTGTGCTGATTTTCTCTTAGAGAATAAATTTTATCCTATGCTCTTTGCAGCAGCATCTGTTTTGGAAAAGtctgaataaatacatttatcaGCTCTACTCTAAAAAGCCATTTGGGTCACAGCCAGCTGAATAGCTGAAATGGGATAGCTGAAATGTTAAATTTCTATTAGAGCTTATCATCCCTTAAAGCTTATTCCAAAAAGTGCAGGAAGTTACATGAGAAGGACTTTTTGACAATTTCCACAAATCTGTTATGGATCTGAATGGAAGAagcacaggaggaagaaaacacaacCTGAAGTGATgaatttgctgtttttcttaagttGTGTCTTGGCAGCACTACGAGAagacctttatttttctcttagcaAGAGGATAACATCTGAACCATAAACAAGCATTGCATGTTCCACACTGAGATAAAATTACCAAAACCCTTCAAATTTTCCCGTGTCCTGCATTGTTTGTTGAACTTAGAGTATCAACACACTTTACTTACTCAAGAGCAAGGTTTTCCTTTGCACTGCTTCTGAAAACTTGCTTTAAGTCTGGTTAACAGTTTTTAAAGGTCATTTCATTTCTGCAATGCATGGTACATTTATTTATGTCTAGTGATTAAATGATGCAATTACAACATTGTTTTGCAAAACACAGTTAGAAAGATTAGACTAAACAGACCCTGATGAGGCACAGGCAGAAGAGAAGTTCATACGACCACAGTGTGATGTTCAGTGACACACTGTATAGGTTCTGGTAATTATATACGTAtaggttttcattattttattatcatttaCTTCtcaaaaaatccttaaaatgtatttcacaaaCGCAATTAATAAGC is part of the Calonectris borealis unplaced genomic scaffold, bCalBor7.hap1.2 HAP1_SCAFFOLD_123, whole genome shotgun sequence genome and encodes:
- the S100P gene encoding protein S100-P; this encodes MSQLETAMGMTIAVFDKYAKTDGNRQTLTKAELKTLLEKELPNFLSSGKDKDAIDKVFKNLDDNGDSQVDFKEFVIFVSALTCCCHKYFEQKADK